One stretch of Aeromicrobium fastidiosum DNA includes these proteins:
- a CDS encoding MCE family protein — translation MSSSGFAQRFAGFSKVLAAVVVVLLIAATLLFLSNGDGKRYLTVDFDQTNSVYKGSDVKILGVPVGKVESLTPRGKVVRVKIAYDGKQKLPADVKAVVVSPSIVGDRFIQLAPAYNGGAVLKDDAYLPVERTAVPVELDAVYQSLDDLSVALGPEGANQQGPLSKLVDGTAAQLDGQGAQVNETLKNFGKLSTTLSNNKDELFGSLREVNEFVSLLKTNDSSVRAFNDSTAQVSTVLEGERDDLAATLEALSKALVDVNGLVKENRSALRGNVDNIASLANVLAKRKDELEKITIAAPTALSNVALAYNGKTGTLDTRADIPEVLSGILGSPTDLLCNLLGETPQQGGLCSTLTGLLDGLGGLVPGIPGVPGLNRTGAASAAPAPPVEKVNSSIAEMLAVQ, via the coding sequence ATGAGCAGCTCCGGATTCGCCCAGCGCTTCGCCGGTTTCTCCAAGGTCCTCGCGGCCGTCGTCGTGGTGCTGCTGATCGCCGCGACCCTGCTGTTCCTGAGCAATGGCGACGGCAAGCGCTACCTCACGGTCGACTTCGACCAGACCAACTCGGTCTACAAGGGCTCAGACGTCAAGATCCTCGGTGTCCCGGTCGGCAAGGTCGAGAGCCTGACCCCGCGCGGCAAGGTCGTGCGGGTCAAGATCGCCTACGACGGCAAGCAGAAGCTGCCCGCCGACGTCAAGGCCGTCGTGGTCTCGCCGTCGATCGTGGGCGACCGCTTCATCCAGCTGGCTCCCGCCTACAACGGTGGCGCGGTGCTCAAGGACGACGCCTACCTGCCGGTCGAGCGCACCGCCGTCCCGGTCGAGCTCGACGCGGTCTACCAATCGCTCGACGACCTCTCGGTGGCCCTCGGACCCGAGGGCGCCAACCAGCAGGGCCCGCTCAGCAAGCTGGTCGACGGCACCGCCGCGCAGCTCGACGGCCAGGGAGCCCAGGTCAACGAGACGCTCAAGAACTTCGGCAAGCTCAGCACGACGCTGTCCAACAACAAGGACGAGCTGTTCGGCAGCCTGCGCGAGGTCAACGAGTTCGTGAGCCTGCTCAAGACCAACGACTCCTCGGTGCGGGCCTTCAACGACAGCACGGCACAGGTCTCGACGGTGCTCGAGGGCGAGCGCGACGACCTCGCGGCCACCCTCGAGGCGCTCAGCAAGGCGCTCGTCGACGTCAACGGCCTGGTCAAGGAGAACCGCTCGGCGCTGCGGGGCAACGTCGACAACATCGCCTCGCTGGCCAATGTCCTGGCCAAGCGCAAGGACGAGCTCGAGAAGATCACGATCGCGGCACCGACGGCGCTGTCCAACGTCGCCCTGGCGTACAACGGCAAGACCGGCACGCTCGACACCCGCGCCGACATCCCGGAGGTGCTGAGCGGCATTCTGGGCAGTCCCACCGACCTGTTGTGCAACCTGCTGGGCGAGACGCCGCAGCAGGGCGGTCTGTGCTCCACGCTGACAGGCCTGCTCGACGGCCTCGGTGGCCTGGTGCCGGGCATCCCGGGCGTGCCCGGGCTCAACCGCACCGGTGCCGCCAGCGCGGCACCGGCCCCACCGGTCGAGAAGGTCAACTCCTCGATCGCCGAGATGCTGGCGGTGCAGTGA
- a CDS encoding MCE family protein has protein sequence MTKIQLVIFAIVTIIGGAFVGGRYAQVDRLVVDRSYPITAQFSDSGGIFAGAQVTYRGIPVGEVAKLQFDNGGVKATLDIENSAPDIPSDVTAIVANKSAIGEQFIDLQPQSDAKPYLASGSVIPLGRTRIPIDTTTLLVDVNNLVTSVDTDNLRTVVDELGQAFEGTGPDLARILDTSSDFIQTADANIDVTRSLIRDSDSVLQTQIDKRGQLATFSKNLALLSDTLVDADPDLRRLLDKGGDSAATLRKVVDENSEDLGNAIRDLVIANKPLADNVLGLQAVFILYPYLLEGSFTALVPNVTGGKETGDYNAKFGLVLTDTTPTCTYAQNGGDASGYRKRLGEGRISDVQFDVNTDCKVKDNKIARQPSKTVLRRSAAGTPSYQGSTATGKDSWKWLLSDPVNQ, from the coding sequence ATGACCAAGATCCAGCTCGTGATCTTCGCGATCGTGACGATCATCGGTGGAGCGTTCGTCGGCGGACGCTACGCGCAGGTCGACCGGCTGGTCGTCGACCGCAGCTATCCGATCACGGCGCAGTTCAGCGACTCCGGCGGCATCTTCGCGGGGGCCCAGGTGACGTATCGCGGCATCCCGGTGGGCGAGGTCGCCAAGCTGCAGTTCGACAACGGCGGCGTCAAGGCGACGCTCGACATCGAGAACAGCGCTCCCGACATCCCCAGCGACGTCACGGCGATCGTGGCCAACAAGTCGGCGATCGGCGAGCAGTTCATCGACCTGCAGCCGCAGTCGGACGCCAAGCCGTACCTGGCGTCCGGATCGGTGATCCCGCTGGGACGCACGCGCATCCCGATCGACACCACGACACTGCTGGTCGACGTCAACAACCTCGTGACGTCCGTCGACACCGACAACCTGCGCACCGTCGTCGACGAGCTCGGACAGGCCTTCGAGGGCACCGGACCCGACCTCGCACGCATCCTCGACACCTCGTCGGACTTCATCCAGACGGCCGACGCCAACATCGACGTGACGCGCTCGCTCATCCGCGACTCCGACAGCGTGCTGCAGACGCAGATCGACAAGCGGGGCCAGCTCGCGACGTTCTCCAAGAACCTCGCGCTGCTCTCCGACACCCTCGTCGACGCCGATCCCGATCTGCGCCGTCTGCTCGACAAGGGCGGCGACAGCGCGGCGACGTTGCGCAAGGTCGTCGACGAGAACTCCGAAGACCTCGGCAACGCGATCCGCGACCTCGTCATCGCCAACAAGCCGCTGGCCGACAACGTGCTGGGCCTGCAGGCGGTCTTCATCCTCTACCCGTACCTGCTCGAGGGATCGTTCACGGCACTGGTCCCCAACGTGACGGGCGGCAAGGAGACCGGCGACTACAACGCCAAGTTCGGCCTCGTCCTCACGGACACCACGCCGACCTGCACGTACGCCCAGAACGGCGGCGACGCCTCGGGCTATCGCAAGCGTCTCGGCGAGGGCCGCATCTCTGACGTCCAGTTCGACGTGAACACGGACTGTAAGGTCAAGGACAACAAGATCGCCCGTCAGCCGTCCAAGACGGTGCTGCGTCGATCGGCCGCCGGTACGCCCTCCTACCAGGGCTCGACGGCAACTGGAAAGGACTCCTGGAAGTGGCTGTTGAGCGATCCGGTGAACCAGTAG
- a CDS encoding MCE family protein — protein sequence MRRGLRAAALTAAAAVALSGCGFSPYQLPLPGGADVGDDPYSVKIAFRDVLDLVPQSAVRVNDIAVGKVTDIKLDGWTAMVTVKINRNAKLPDNAVATIRQTSLLGEKFVSLAPPTTGAVGVLGNGDEIPLDRSGRNPEIEEVLGAASLLFNGGGLEKTNTIVRELNNALGGNEPEIRELLSTTSEFIGQLDQNKEALLTSLEKVNRLAIAANDQTDSITGALDELPEALRVVNGQRDELVGLLQSLDRLGDVATGVIRTSKADTVADLKALVPTLTNLSRAGDDLATSTQALLSFPFTDGFVGGSVASATGRCQDEGNGQKEIKEGACFGDFANLSVKLNIGVEQLTNILGNFDLGGLLGTPTGSTPSTADIPDVQPTTPQGEPTTDPAADPTAGLRDLVSNLVPGGSGLPDLGLNGGQPSSGATPAPAATTPTKAPAGFLCSLLGSCRAPVANSPSPALSTLLIDPVVAP from the coding sequence ATGCGACGAGGACTCCGCGCGGCAGCCCTGACGGCGGCAGCCGCCGTCGCGCTCAGCGGCTGCGGGTTCTCCCCCTACCAGCTGCCGCTGCCCGGCGGTGCCGATGTCGGCGACGACCCCTACTCGGTCAAGATCGCCTTCCGCGACGTGCTCGACCTCGTGCCGCAGAGCGCGGTCCGGGTCAACGACATCGCTGTCGGCAAGGTCACCGACATCAAGCTCGACGGCTGGACGGCCATGGTCACGGTCAAGATCAACCGCAACGCCAAGCTGCCCGACAACGCCGTCGCCACGATCCGTCAGACCAGCCTGCTCGGCGAGAAGTTCGTCTCGCTGGCACCTCCGACGACGGGCGCAGTTGGGGTGCTCGGCAACGGTGACGAGATCCCGCTCGACCGGTCGGGCCGCAACCCGGAGATCGAGGAGGTGCTCGGTGCCGCGTCGCTGCTGTTCAACGGCGGTGGCCTCGAGAAGACCAACACGATCGTCCGCGAGCTCAACAACGCACTCGGCGGCAACGAGCCCGAGATCAGGGAGCTGCTGTCGACGACGTCCGAGTTCATCGGCCAGCTCGACCAGAACAAGGAAGCGCTGCTGACGTCCCTCGAGAAGGTCAACCGGCTCGCGATCGCGGCCAACGACCAGACCGACTCGATCACCGGTGCCCTCGACGAGCTGCCCGAGGCGCTGCGCGTGGTCAACGGCCAGCGCGACGAGCTCGTGGGCCTGCTGCAGTCGCTCGACCGTCTCGGTGACGTCGCGACCGGGGTCATCCGCACCTCCAAGGCCGACACCGTCGCGGATCTCAAGGCGCTCGTCCCGACCCTGACCAACCTGTCTCGCGCGGGCGACGACCTCGCGACGTCGACGCAGGCGCTGCTGTCCTTCCCGTTCACCGACGGCTTCGTCGGCGGCAGCGTGGCCAGCGCGACGGGACGCTGCCAGGACGAGGGCAACGGTCAGAAGGAGATCAAGGAGGGCGCGTGCTTCGGCGACTTCGCCAACCTCTCGGTCAAGCTCAACATCGGTGTCGAGCAGCTCACCAACATCCTGGGCAACTTCGACCTCGGCGGACTGCTGGGCACGCCCACGGGCTCGACCCCGAGCACCGCCGACATCCCCGACGTCCAGCCGACGACCCCCCAGGGAGAGCCGACCACCGATCCCGCCGCCGACCCCACGGCCGGACTGCGTGACCTCGTGTCCAACCTGGTGCCCGGCGGATCGGGCCTGCCCGACCTGGGCCTGAACGGTGGACAGCCGTCGTCGGGAGCCACGCCGGCCCCTGCCGCGACGACGCCGACCAAGGCGCCCGCCGGCTTCCTGTGCTCGCTGCTCGGCAGCTGCCGGGCACCCGTGGCCAACAGTCCGTCGCCGGCTCTGTCGACGCTGCTGATCGATCCGGTGGTGGCGCCGTGA
- the rpoB gene encoding DNA-directed RNA polymerase subunit beta, with amino-acid sequence MAASRTSASVQPRRISFAKIAEPLEVPELLALQTDSFAWLIGDEKWQEGVEAALAAGRTDVSTKSGLEEIFEEISPIEDFSETMSLSFRDHRFEPPKYSVDDCKDRDVTYAAPLFVTAEFMNNETGEIKSQTVFMGDFPLMTDKGTFIINGTERVVVSQLVRSPGVYFERTPDKTSDKDIYTAKVIPSRGAWLEFEIDKRDMVGVRLDRKRKQSVTVLLKALGWTEAQILEEFGQYESIRLTLEKDNTVGQDDALLDIYRKLRPGEPPSREAAQTLLDNYYFNAKRYDTAKVGRYKINKKLGVDEAFDQQTLTIDDIVSTIKYIVALHAGETELETAAGSTIVEADDIDHFGNRRMRSVGELIQNQLRTGLARMERVVRERMTTQDVEAITPQTLINIRPVVAALKEFFGTSQLSQFMDQNNPLAGLTHKRRLSALGPGGLSRERAGYEVRDVHPSHYGRMCPIETPEGPNIGLIGSLASYGRINSFGFVETPYRKVVDGTVTEQIDYLTATDEDRYIVAQANSILTEQSTFAEDMVLVRQKGGEAELRPAADVDYMDVSPRQMVSVATALIPFLEHDDANRALMGSNMQRQAVPLIRNDAPLVGTGMEFRAAVDAGDVTVAKVAGVVNEVSADAIEIMQDDGSYFTYRLAKFKRSNQGTCTNQRPLVAHGQRVEVGTPLADGPCTDEGEMALGTNLLVAFMPWQGHNYEDAIILSQRVVQDDLLTSIHIEEHEVDARDTKLGPEEITRDIPNVSEEMLADLDERGIIRIGAEVGNGDVLVGKVTPKGETELTPEERLLRAIFGEKAREVRDTSLKVPHGESGTVIGVRVFDSAEGDELSPGVNQLVRVYVAQKRKISNGDKLAGRHGNKGVISKINPVEDMPFLEDGTPVDIVLNPLGIPGRMNVGQVLETHLGWVAKTGWDITDMKDEWADRLRAIGADRAPRDSNVATPVFDGAREDEIQGLLASTLPNRDGERMVKRDGKARLFDGRTGEPFPDPVSVGYMYLLKLHHLVDDKIHARSTGPYSMITQQPLGGKAQFGGQRFGEMEVWALEAYGAAYALQELLTIKSDDILGRVKVYEAIVKGENVPEPGIPESFKVLVKEMQSLCLNVEVLSSDGTAVEMRDAEEDLFRAAEELGIDLSRREPSSVEEV; translated from the coding sequence TTGGCCGCCTCGCGCACCTCCGCATCTGTTCAGCCCCGCCGTATCTCGTTCGCCAAAATTGCAGAACCCCTCGAGGTCCCAGAGCTTCTCGCTCTGCAGACCGACAGCTTCGCTTGGCTGATCGGCGACGAGAAGTGGCAGGAAGGTGTCGAAGCCGCTCTTGCAGCTGGCCGCACCGACGTGTCCACCAAGTCCGGTCTGGAGGAGATCTTCGAGGAGATCTCCCCGATCGAGGACTTCTCCGAGACGATGAGCCTGTCGTTCCGCGATCACCGCTTCGAGCCTCCGAAGTACTCGGTCGACGACTGCAAGGACCGCGACGTCACATACGCCGCGCCGCTGTTCGTCACCGCCGAGTTCATGAACAACGAGACCGGCGAGATCAAGAGCCAGACCGTCTTCATGGGCGACTTCCCGCTCATGACCGACAAGGGCACCTTCATCATCAACGGCACCGAGCGTGTCGTGGTGTCGCAGCTGGTCCGCTCGCCCGGTGTCTACTTCGAGCGCACGCCCGACAAGACGTCCGACAAGGACATCTACACGGCCAAGGTCATCCCCTCGCGCGGTGCCTGGCTCGAGTTCGAGATCGACAAGCGCGACATGGTCGGCGTCCGCCTCGACCGCAAGCGCAAGCAGAGCGTCACGGTGCTGCTCAAGGCCCTCGGCTGGACCGAGGCCCAGATCCTCGAGGAGTTCGGCCAGTACGAGTCGATCCGCCTGACCCTCGAGAAGGACAACACGGTCGGCCAGGACGACGCGCTGCTCGACATCTACCGCAAGCTGCGTCCGGGCGAACCGCCGAGCCGCGAAGCTGCCCAGACCCTTCTGGACAACTACTACTTCAACGCCAAGCGCTACGACACGGCCAAGGTCGGTCGCTACAAGATCAACAAGAAGCTCGGCGTCGACGAGGCCTTCGACCAGCAGACGCTGACGATCGACGACATCGTCTCGACGATCAAGTACATCGTCGCGCTGCACGCCGGTGAGACCGAGCTCGAGACGGCTGCCGGCTCGACGATCGTCGAGGCCGACGACATCGACCACTTCGGCAACCGCCGCATGCGGTCGGTCGGCGAGCTGATCCAGAACCAGCTCCGCACGGGCCTGGCCCGCATGGAGCGGGTCGTCCGCGAGCGCATGACGACCCAGGACGTCGAGGCCATCACGCCGCAGACCCTGATCAACATCCGCCCGGTCGTCGCGGCGCTGAAGGAGTTCTTCGGAACGTCGCAGCTGTCGCAGTTCATGGACCAGAACAACCCGCTCGCGGGCCTGACGCACAAGCGTCGTCTGTCGGCCCTCGGACCGGGTGGTCTGTCGCGTGAGCGCGCCGGCTACGAGGTCCGCGACGTCCACCCGTCGCACTACGGCCGCATGTGCCCCATCGAGACCCCCGAGGGCCCGAACATCGGCCTGATCGGCTCGCTGGCGTCGTACGGTCGCATCAACTCGTTCGGCTTCGTCGAGACCCCGTACCGCAAGGTCGTCGACGGCACCGTCACCGAGCAGATCGACTACCTGACCGCGACCGACGAGGACCGCTACATCGTCGCGCAGGCCAACTCGATCCTGACCGAGCAGTCGACCTTCGCCGAGGACATGGTCCTCGTGCGCCAGAAGGGTGGCGAGGCCGAGCTGCGTCCCGCCGCCGACGTCGACTACATGGACGTCTCGCCGCGTCAGATGGTGTCGGTGGCCACGGCCCTGATCCCGTTCCTCGAGCACGATGACGCCAACCGCGCCCTCATGGGCTCGAACATGCAGCGTCAGGCTGTCCCGCTGATCCGCAACGACGCGCCGCTCGTCGGCACCGGCATGGAGTTCCGTGCCGCCGTCGACGCCGGTGACGTCACGGTCGCCAAGGTCGCCGGCGTGGTCAACGAGGTGTCCGCGGACGCCATCGAGATCATGCAGGACGACGGTTCGTACTTCACGTACCGCCTGGCCAAGTTCAAGCGCTCCAACCAGGGCACCTGCACCAACCAGCGTCCGCTGGTGGCACACGGGCAGCGCGTCGAGGTCGGCACGCCGCTGGCCGACGGTCCCTGCACCGACGAGGGCGAGATGGCGCTGGGCACCAACCTGCTCGTCGCCTTCATGCCCTGGCAGGGTCACAACTACGAGGACGCGATCATCCTGTCCCAGCGTGTCGTCCAGGACGACCTGCTGACCTCGATCCACATCGAGGAGCACGAGGTCGACGCTCGCGACACCAAGCTCGGACCCGAGGAGATCACGCGGGACATCCCCAACGTCTCCGAGGAGATGCTGGCCGATCTCGACGAGCGCGGCATCATCCGCATCGGTGCCGAGGTCGGCAACGGTGACGTCCTGGTCGGCAAGGTCACGCCCAAGGGCGAGACCGAGCTGACGCCTGAGGAGCGACTGCTCCGGGCGATCTTCGGCGAGAAGGCGCGCGAGGTGCGCGACACCTCGCTCAAGGTCCCGCACGGCGAGTCCGGCACCGTCATCGGTGTGCGCGTGTTCGACTCCGCGGAGGGCGACGAGCTCTCCCCGGGCGTCAACCAGCTGGTTCGCGTCTACGTGGCCCAGAAGCGCAAGATCTCCAACGGTGACAAGCTCGCCGGTCGTCACGGCAACAAGGGCGTCATCTCCAAGATCAACCCGGTCGAGGACATGCCGTTCCTGGAGGACGGCACGCCCGTCGACATCGTCCTGAACCCCCTCGGCATCCCCGGACGCATGAACGTGGGACAGGTCCTGGAGACGCACCTCGGCTGGGTCGCCAAGACCGGCTGGGACATCACCGACATGAAGGACGAGTGGGCCGACCGCCTGCGCGCGATCGGTGCCGACCGTGCACCGCGCGACAGCAACGTCGCCACGCCGGTCTTCGACGGTGCCCGCGAGGACGAGATCCAGGGACTCCTGGCCTCGACCCTGCCCAACCGCGACGGTGAGCGCATGGTCAAGCGCGACGGCAAGGCCCGTCTGTTCGACGGCCGCACCGGCGAGCCCTTCCCCGACCCCGTGTCGGTGGGCTACATGTACCTGCTCAAGCTGCACCACCTGGTCGACGACAAGATCCATGCACGTTCCACGGGTCCGTACTCGATGATCACGCAGCAGCCCCTGGGCGGTAAGGCGCAGTTCGGCGGACAGCGTTTCGGTGAGATGGAGGTGTGGGCCCTCGAGGCCTACGGAGCGGCGTACGCGCTGCAGGAGCTCCTGACCATCAAGTCCGACGACATCCTCGGACGCGTCAAGGTCTACGAAGCCATCGTCAAGGGCGAGAACGTGCCGGAGCCGGGTATCCCGGAGTCCTTCAAGGTTCTCGTCAAGGAGATGCAGTCGCTGTGTCTCAACGTCGAGGTGCTCTCGAGCGACGGAACCGCTGTCGAGATGCGCGACGCCGAAGAGGATCTCTTCCGCGCCGCCGAAGAGCTCGGCATCGACCTGTCCCGGCGCGAGCCCTCCAGCGTGGAAGAAGTCTGA